The DNA region ttataaacctTCTATATCCTTCTATACATTCTAAGCTTTCAGTTTAGAGCAATATCTGACATCCAACTCCACCTATACAAACTTGAAGAAAGAATTGACATAGATTTTGCTCCATGGGtacagatttttaaaagttttcggAAAATCTCCAGCATTTTCGAACTTCCCTAAAACCTCTGGTGGACTTTGCAGGTACGCCCTCCTCCAGGAGAGCCACCCGGGATACTACTTCAGCGTGGCGAACCGAATCTACTTCGACATTTTGCTGAATGTGAGACCCTGCATCAGAAACATCTTCCCTGAGGAGCTTCAACTGGCTTACCTGTTCAATGTGAGTAGACAGTCATTCAAGATGTGGCCTGGATTTAGTAGCCTACCATTGATCAGGCCTCAGTGGTTCCTTCCAACCCCACTTACAGGCCAAAAAATGTTGCATAAGTGTTGCAGAGCTACTGGGCAACTATGAGTATCTTAAGTCATGCAGGAAAGATAGTGTGTCACTTAACACTTCGTAAGTAAAACCACCCTTATAAATCACTCTTCCCCCACTTAACAGGCCATAATACACTTAAATCTGCTCCCCTTGCCCCACTTACAGGCCATAAGTGTTCTGTATAAGTATAGAAAGCTCTTGAATGGTGAATGTTAGGTAACATAgtctaaaacttttaaaacattttatgagTAAAACCACACTTACAAAGCCCTCTTTCCCCCACTTAACAGGCCATAACACACTTAAATCTGCTCACCTTCCCCACTTATAGGCCATAAAAGTGTTCTATATAAGTATGGTAAGCTCAAACCACACTTATAAATCCCTCTTCCCCCATTTACAGGCCAAAATTGCTTAAAtacctccctccttcccccactTAAAGGCCAATAAAAGTGTTCTATATAGGTAACAGTCTAAAACTTAACACTTTTTATAAGTCAAACCACACTTACAAAGCCCTCTTCCTCCCCACTTCACAGGCCAAGAGCACAGCCAGATACATCAACGACTTCGTGGCGAAGGTCACCAATGGCTTGATCGAGGAGATCGCGTCCCCCGAGGACGTCCGGGACTCCCAGGTGGTGGTGGTCAATGCGGCCGCCTTCGTCGGGAGGTGGAAGTACGAATTCCAGGCCCAGAACAATTCCAAGATGCTCTTCCAGGTCTCTCCAGACCTCAGCGTCTCCGTGACTGTCATGAGACAGTTGGGGGTGTTCAGATATGgtgagagagatttttgataggtctctctctctctctctctctctcttatacctgTTAAGTACTTGATTACTTGACAAGTAACAAGGCATTTGCTCTGCTTTCAGGTTAAAGACAAGTAGGCCTATGTACattttcagaaaacattttcttGGGTCTAAAGTTAGACAAAGATAGCCTATAGCAGGCCTAAGGTTAGACAAAAATAGACTATAGTGAGCCTAAGGTTAGATTAAAATAGACTATAGTAGGCCTATGTACATTTTCAGATAAAATTTTCTTAGGTTTAAAGTTatacaaaaataactatatatatagtgtaggcCTATGTCCCAATTTCAGACTCAGATTTCTGCAGTAACCCTAAGGTTAGACAGACAAAAATAGACTATAGTAGTCCTGTCCCCAATTTCAGACTCAAGATCTTCAGTAGCCCTAAAGTTAGACAAAAATAGACTACAATAGTAGGCCTATGCCCCCATTTTCAGACTCAAATCTCCTCTTAATCCCCACCAACAGGGGAATCCGATGACCTGGGGGCCAGAATCCTAGAACTGCCTTACACCGGAGAGCAGATCTCCATGTTCCTCTTCCTGCCTCATCCCCCACAGAGGAgtcctccagcaggagaaggCGAGGATCCCCTGGCCAACATGATCAGGAACTTCGACGGGCGTTCCCTCAGGGAGGCCATAGAGGCCAGGAACCTCGACCTCCGGGAGGTGGACGTGGCTCTGCCCAAGTTCAACTTCTCCacggagataggccaccatcttGAGAAGgtagaaggggaagaggagggattGTTTGTAATGTGTAGGCCTATTCATTTGAAGATTGTTACATTAACAAACCTCCAGAGGGAATGGATAACTTGTAGGcctattcatttaaatattaaaatcttaacTTCAGAAGTCAGATGATATTGTGTaggattattaattttaatgcataaaactaaaaacattactGGATAATGTTAGTGTAGACCTATCCATCTGAACACCAAAATGCCCTTTTAATaaaaacctcttcctcctcctcctcctcctccgcaggCCCTCAAAGGTGTGGGAATCATCGACCTCTTCGACGCAGACAGAGCCAACCTGACGGCGTTCACCATGAAGCGAGGACTGAAGGTCACCCAAGCCCTCCACAAGGCCTTCCTCGACGTCAACGAAGAGGGCACCGAAGCGGCTGCCGCCTCCGCAGTCGTGGTGTCTTTCAGGTCAGCCGTAGGAGCCCAGGACCAGAGCGTGTCCTTTCACCTGACGGAGCCCTTCGCCTTCCTCGTCTACGACAAGGACACGAGGAATCCCCTCTTCGCGGGGCACGTCAGGAATCCCCTGGACCTGCAGAAGACAGCGTTGTGAGGGGGAAGATGCCCGGTTG from Macrobrachium rosenbergii isolate ZJJX-2024 chromosome 45, ASM4041242v1, whole genome shotgun sequence includes:
- the LOC136829835 gene encoding serine protease inhibitor 42Dd-like; translated protein: MWSWPTITAALLLLSPGKSFQQCFTTNASSPGIVSEAELSGITDFGLDVYRHLFSDFGARNLVYSPYSLWNVLVLTYFGTQGNTQAQMEAALRIRDKVSAHEIKKGLDNWYALLQESHPGYYFSVANRIYFDILLNVRPCIRNIFPEELQLAYLFNAKSTARYINDFVAKVTNGLIEEIASPEDVRDSQVVVVNAAAFVGRWKYEFQAQNNSKMLFQVSPDLSVSVTVMRQLGVFRYGESDDLGARILELPYTGEQISMFLFLPHPPQRSPPAGEGEDPLANMIRNFDGRSLREAIEARNLDLREVDVALPKFNFSTEIGHHLEKALKGVGIIDLFDADRANLTAFTMKRGLKVTQALHKAFLDVNEEGTEAAAASAVVVSFRSAVGAQDQSVSFHLTEPFAFLVYDKDTRNPLFAGHVRNPLDLQKTAL